The genomic DNA GGACTGCAATTATTTTCCTTTCCGGAAGATGCGGGCCCCAAGTATGTCAGCGAACTGGCCCAGCACATGCGCGACTACTGCAGCCCGGTGGCGCCATTCAACCAGCGCCTGACCCGCCGCCTGGGCCAGTATTACTGGACCGAGGACAAGCACTTCGACATCGACCACCACTTCCGCCACGAGGCCCTGCCCAAGCCAGGCCGTATCCGTGAGCTATTGTCGCTGGTGTCCGCCGAGCACTCCAACCTGCTGGACCGGGAACGCCCGCTGTGGGAAGCCCACCTGATCGAAGGCATCCGCGGGCGACAATTCGCGCTCTACACCAAGATTCACCATTCCGTGGTGGATGGCATCTCTGCCATGCGCATGGGCATGCGCGCCCTGTCCACCGACCCGAATGAACGAGACCTGCCACCGGTGTGGGCCTACCAGCCGAAAAAACGCAGCCGCTCGCTGCCCAGTAATCCGGTGGATGTGGCCTCCAGCCTGGCACGCCTGGGTGCCGGTATCAGCAAGCAGGCCGCCACGGTGCCCGGCCTGGCCCGGGAAATCTACAAGGTGAGCCAGAAGGCCAAGAAGGATGAAAACTATGTCTCCATCTTTCAGGCCCCGGACACTGTACTTAACCAGACGGTCACCGGTTCGCGGCGCTTTGCCGCCCAGAGTTATTCGCTGTCGCGATTGAAAGTGATCGCCAAGGCGTTCAACTGCACCATCAATACCGTGGTGCTGGCCATGTGTGGCCACGCCCTGCGCGAGTACATGATCAGCCAGAACGCCCTGCCGGATGAGCCACTGATTGCCATGGTGCCCATGAGCCTGCGTCAGGATGACAGCGCCGGCGGCAACCAGATCGGCATGATCCTGGCCAATCTGGGCACCCATATCTGCGACCCGGCCAACCGGCTACGGGTGGTGAATGACTCGGTACAGGAAGCCAAGGAACGCTTCTCCCAGATGAGTCCGGAGGAAATTCTCAACTTCACCGCTCTCACCATGGCCCCCACCGGTCTCAACCTGCTCACCGGGCTAGCCCCCAAATGGCGAGCCTTTAATGTGGTGATCTCCAATGTACCCGGCCCCAAAGAACCGTTGTACTGGAACGGCGCCAAGCTGAAAGGCATGTACCCGGTCTCCATCGTGCTGGACCGCATCGCGCTGAACATCACCCTGACCAGTTACCAGGATCAGCTGGAATTCGGCCTGATCGCCTGCCGGCGTACCCTGCCCTCCATGCAGCGGCTCCTGGATTATCTGGAGCAGTCCATCCGCGAACTGGAGATTGCGGCGGGGATTAAATAACCGCCGCAACAAACGCCACGCCATCGTAGGAGCGTCGCTGGCGGCGCGATTGAAACCGAAACGAGACACGAGAAGCGAGTTTCGAAAAGCATATCTCGGGAGCGACTTTATAGGGGTTTGCCTTTCGAAACTCGCTTCTCGCAACTCGAACCCCTGATTATCGCGCCGCCAGCGACGCTCCTACATTTGCGTGGAGAGGGTATGACAGCAACCATCAAACCGATCACCCGCGGCGAGCTGACCGGCTGGGAAGTTCGCCATCGCAATCAGACCCTGGTGATCGCCGAACAGGGTGCCCAGGTGCTGTCGTACCAACGGGATGGCGAGCCCCCGCTGATCTGGCTGAGTGAAGACGCCGCCTATCACAACGGTCAGGGCGTGCGTGGTGGGGTGCCGGTGTGCTGGCCCTGGTTCGGTGGTCTGGATTTCAACCCCATCGAGATCCGCCAGCAAT from Alcanivorax sp. includes the following:
- a CDS encoding wax ester/triacylglycerol synthase family O-acyltransferase translates to MKALSPVDQLFLWLEKRQQPMHVAGLQLFSFPEDAGPKYVSELAQHMRDYCSPVAPFNQRLTRRLGQYYWTEDKHFDIDHHFRHEALPKPGRIRELLSLVSAEHSNLLDRERPLWEAHLIEGIRGRQFALYTKIHHSVVDGISAMRMGMRALSTDPNERDLPPVWAYQPKKRSRSLPSNPVDVASSLARLGAGISKQAATVPGLAREIYKVSQKAKKDENYVSIFQAPDTVLNQTVTGSRRFAAQSYSLSRLKVIAKAFNCTINTVVLAMCGHALREYMISQNALPDEPLIAMVPMSLRQDDSAGGNQIGMILANLGTHICDPANRLRVVNDSVQEAKERFSQMSPEEILNFTALTMAPTGLNLLTGLAPKWRAFNVVISNVPGPKEPLYWNGAKLKGMYPVSIVLDRIALNITLTSYQDQLEFGLIACRRTLPSMQRLLDYLEQSIRELEIAAGIK